The Gemmata palustris genome includes a region encoding these proteins:
- a CDS encoding head-tail connector protein, giving the protein MLDHSPPLIAPAASRYRPATQYGAIQSVTIELTAGGEPAAVPESAKAAILLCLAYWYENRGDMPAAVGMPSGAKLLLDLLSTGAYW; this is encoded by the coding sequence TTGCTCGACCACAGCCCGCCACTGATCGCGCCGGCCGCGTCCCGCTACCGGCCGGCGACCCAGTACGGCGCGATACAGAGCGTGACGATCGAACTGACGGCCGGCGGCGAACCCGCGGCCGTGCCGGAGAGCGCCAAGGCCGCGATCCTGCTATGCCTGGCCTACTGGTACGAGAACCGCGGCGACATGCCGGCCGCGGTGGGGATGCCGTCGGGGGCCAAGCTGTTGCTCGACCTGCTGAGCACCGGTGCCTACTGGTGA
- a CDS encoding class I SAM-dependent methyltransferase translates to MVTAESLLVGLARDVILPRLPAPAAGPMGDPDLYAASIPERVALAALVIRHGAKRVFEIGTFRGVTALTMAANGESDGVVHTLDLPPSLTPAEIAAGHYIDPANGFARMAAAGAERRVGIAFAGYAGPGRIEQLFGNSAAFDFGPYRGACDLFFVDGSHEYAAAKTDTATAWACLRPGGALAWHDYDWPTVHRAVADSKLGSPITLIKSTSLAFALKI, encoded by the coding sequence ATGGTGACCGCCGAATCATTACTCGTCGGCTTGGCGCGGGATGTGATCCTGCCTCGTCTTCCGGCGCCGGCTGCCGGACCGATGGGTGACCCCGACCTGTACGCGGCCTCGATCCCGGAACGGGTAGCTTTGGCCGCCCTCGTCATCCGGCACGGAGCAAAGCGGGTGTTCGAGATCGGCACATTCCGGGGCGTCACGGCACTGACGATGGCCGCTAACGGTGAGTCTGACGGAGTCGTGCATACGCTTGACCTTCCCCCCTCATTGACGCCCGCCGAGATCGCCGCCGGGCACTACATTGACCCCGCCAACGGGTTCGCACGGATGGCCGCCGCCGGGGCCGAGCGGCGAGTCGGGATCGCATTCGCGGGGTACGCCGGCCCCGGGCGGATCGAGCAGTTGTTCGGAAACTCTGCGGCGTTCGACTTCGGTCCGTATCGCGGCGCGTGCGACCTGTTTTTCGTGGACGGATCACACGAGTACGCCGCGGCCAAGACGGACACGGCGACGGCATGGGCCTGTCTGCGTCCCGGGGGCGCGCTCGCGTGGCACGACTACGATTGGCCTACGGTCCATCGGGCGGTCGCTGATTCCAAATTGGGCTCGCCCATTACGCTGATCAAATCCACGTCCCTGGCCTTCGCGCTGAAAATCTGA